The sequence TTTTTATCCTTTCGGTACAGGTTTTCGCTTTACGGCTGGGGTTATAGCTATTTCCTTTTTAACTCTATACTTTAAAGAGATTCCCGAAACTATTTTAATACCTTTTTCCGGCGTCATAGTTTTCATGTTCAGGGTTTTTTTAAGTACCATTCTACGAGATACACCTCTTATACATGCAATAAATTTACATTATCCTTCTTTCTTTTTTTATTTGACTTATGGCCTAATTTTAAAGTTTGCAAAAATTAGATTATTGTTAAGATATCCCGTAAATTTCATTTCAGTAATGGCTTTAGCTGACATATGTTCTAATATGGTAGAGCTTTGTATAAGACATGAAATGAACCTTGTATATATTCGAAATGTTTTAACCCCTGTAATAGGAGTTGGATTAATACGAAGTATTATAACTTTTTCCTTCTACTGGCTTATAGAGCGGTATAAACTTATAATACTGAATGAAGAACATCAAAAACGCTATTCGGAACTTTTAGAACTTCTATCGGAGCTAAAAGCAGAACTCTTCTACATGAAAAAATCTACCAATGACTTAGAAAACGCTATGAAAGAAGGTTATGAATTATACCAGCAATTAAACGGGCAGTTAAATGAAAATGAAATTTCTACTTTAAGAAAAAAGGCCTTAAATTTAGCTAAAGATATCCACGAGATTAAAAAGTGTTATCTTAGAATCTCCTCAGGCTTTATGCAGCTCATGCCGGAAGAAAAAAAAGAAGGTATGGCCATGAGTGCAATTTTATCTATAATACGGACTAATACTGAAAGATGGATGAAT is a genomic window of Koleobacter methoxysyntrophicus containing:
- a CDS encoding ATP-binding protein — protein: MFRNFYKKILITAGLTALIGEVYFYPFGTGFRFTAGVIAISFLTLYFKEIPETILIPFSGVIVFMFRVFLSTILRDTPLIHAINLHYPSFFFYLTYGLILKFAKIRLLLRYPVNFISVMALADICSNMVELCIRHEMNLVYIRNVLTPVIGVGLIRSIITFSFYWLIERYKLIILNEEHQKRYSELLELLSELKAELFYMKKSTNDLENAMKEGYELYQQLNGQLNENEISTLRKKALNLAKDIHEIKKCYLRISSGFMQLMPEEKKEGMAMSAILSIIRTNTERWMNTKGIKAELRIYLERDLIITKYFTLFSILNNLLNNALDALEKQKNGIIEIKLCVINDQYIKLMVFDNGQGINPKDLPYIFEPGFSTKFMEDGSISTGLGLTHVKNLLEEMDGKITVKSYPGKGTKFEILIPLHKRFTKIFDTRGTTYEVQVDGRR